In a single window of the Canis lupus familiaris isolate Mischka breed German Shepherd chromosome 2, alternate assembly UU_Cfam_GSD_1.0, whole genome shotgun sequence genome:
- the LOC111092560 gene encoding uncharacterized protein LOC111092560 isoform X2: MSFTDRGSFPRAERLYLFTRDTQRQRQRHRQREKQMPRAEGRRLLLSHPVSSIPAVLHPEVGSNRCYCVLGPRAAEEGGSGGPPAPLACARGDSPPAAGCPQGSAPGSQVPGSVDLDVPSPDAVARMAADRARLRSCCHPDLLLLGPQAKEGHDVPSRPDGPKQRPGSRERPRPRPPECCCRPPVRVWELARVTAPGTVAPAMAAGLLGLLRLSRRCCPTSEKGP; this comes from the exons actttatttattcacgagagacacacagaggcagaggcagagacacaggcagagggagaagcagatgccccgggccgaaggcagacgcctactgctgagccacccag TGTCATCCATACCTGCTGTCTTGCATCCTGAGGTCGGAAGTAACCGCTGCTACTGTGTCCTGGGTCCACGAGCCGCAGAagaggggggcag CGGCGGTCCACCAGCCCCACTCGCCTGTGCCCGCGGGGACAGTCCCCCAGCAGCCGGGTGCCCCCAGGGCAGCGCTCCTGGTTCCCAGGTTCCGGGCTCCGTGGACCTGGATGTCCCCTCCCCAGACGCTGTCGCACGGATGGCGGCGGATCGCGCCCGGCTCAGAAGCTGCTGTCACCCCGACCTCCTCCTCCTAGGCCCGCAGGCAAAGGAGGGACACGATGTCCCCAGTAGGCCCGACGGTCCGAAGCAGCGCCCCGGGAGCAGGGAGCGACCCCGGCCCAGGCCCCCTGAGTGCTGCTGCCGCCCTCCGGTGCGCGTCTGGGAGCTTGCCCGGGTCACAGCCCCGGGGACCGTGGCTCCTGCGATGGCCGCTGGCCTCCTGGGGCTCCTACGGCTCAGCCGGCGGTGCTGCCCCACGTCGGAGAAAGGCCCTTAG